One Nicotiana sylvestris chromosome 12, ASM39365v2, whole genome shotgun sequence genomic window carries:
- the LOC138883250 gene encoding uncharacterized protein codes for MEMKQLNSHEFNNIGHKIQAIRSKLEGIQDQMLGPGNNSEIIAQEKVIKMELAKWLEVEERRLITNNIIMSHELVKGYERKNISPRYLGVPLSTIRLTAMQCEPLIDRMLSRIQCWTTKFLSYAGRAMLIKSVAEPSKKALISWDKLCAPKVAGGTNFINVKLRNKAAICKLLWNICTKKEKLWVQWIHAYYIKGNTIWNTQPKSTSWVIQKIFKAKRQFEEAGYSEEDVNQMEKFSIKQIYKALQGRFQKVS; via the exons ATGGAGATGAAACAGTTGAATAGTCATGAGTTCAACAATATTGGGCATAAAATTCAAGCAATAAGATCAAAATTGGAAGGTATACAGGATCAAATGTTAGGACCAGGGAATAACAGTGAAATAATAGCTCAAGAAAAAGTTATAAAGATGGAATTGGCTAAGTGGCTAGAGGTTGAGGAGA GAAGGTTGATCACAAATAATATCATTATGAGTCATGAATTGGTTAAAGGCTATGAGAGGAAGAATATCTCACCAAG ATATCTTGGTGTTCCTTTGAGTACAATAAGGTTGACAGCAATGCAATGTGAACCCCTAATTGATAGAATGCTAAGCAGAATTCAGTGTTGGACAACAAAGTTTTTATCATATGCAGGTAGAGCAATGCTGATCAAGAGTGT TGCTGAGCCAAGTAAGAAGGCATTGATTTCTTGGGATAAATTATGTGCTCCAAAGGTAGCAGGAGGGACAAACTTCATCAATGTAAAATTGCGGAATAAAGCAGCCATATGCAAGCTTCTTTGGAACATCtgcacaaaaaaagaaaaattgtgGGTTCAATGGATACATGcctactatataaaagggaaCACTATATGGAACACTCAGCCAAAGAGCACATCGTGGGTTATCCAGAAGATCTTCAAGGCCAAAAGACAGTTTGAAGAGGCTGGTTATTCAGAAGAAGATGTGAATCAAATGGAAAAGTTCTCTATAAAGCAAATATACAAAGCATTGCAAGGGAGATTTCAAAAGGTGTCATGA